The Musa acuminata AAA Group cultivar baxijiao chromosome BXJ2-5, Cavendish_Baxijiao_AAA, whole genome shotgun sequence genomic interval TAATGCTCATTGCTAATTCTATTATGTCATTGTGTTTATGCTCATCAGTGCGAATTTAAAAAGCAGCAGTAGTTTTAATACTTAATAAGGGACTTTCTTTCGGTCTtcctttgtttatttatttattttttggtaacTTATCAGGGTGCCACGATAGTTGATATGACTGTCATTATAACACCAGCCACAGATTATCAATTACCAGCAGCTGCATCAATTCCTTACATGGTAAATTTGTGTTTATGATTTTCTTATCTTCCCCTTGCATTCAAGTGATACATTACATATGATTAAGTTTCTTTTGATGATTTATGCTTTTTATATACAGTCGAAAGATGGTGCTGCCAATAACAAAGAGACTTCGATTCAGAAGGCAGAAAATGTCATCAGCACTATGCTGGCTAAGGGCTTGATCCTTGGAAAGGGTGCATTGGAAAGTGCAAAGTCTTTTGATGAGAAACACCAATTATCATCCACAGCAATGACTAAGGTCTCAAATTTAGATCATAAGATTGGTCTCACTGAGAAAATCAGCACTGGCACTTCTGCCGTCAACGAAAAGGTTTTGGAGATGGATCATAGGTACCAGGTCTCCGAGAAAGCAAGATCGGCCATCACAGCTGCAGAGCAGAAAATTAGCAATGTCGGCTCTGCCGCCATGGAGAACAAGTATGTTTTAGCCGGCGTCTCATGGATGATAGGTGCTATCAACAAGGTTGCCAAGACTGCAAGTGAGGTCGGTACGAAAGCCGTGGAGAAAGCTACAGCTGAGCAACAACAGAACAAATCATCACCTGAAGATGCTCAGGATAGGGTGCATTCGCCGGAGACTTCTGTAGCTTCACCACCTGATCATCCTAAGAAGCCCGAACCCGTGCAAGGATTGATTCTATGATCGGCGTTTTCTGTTTTCATTTGTATATAATGCTGTCATGGTTTCAAATACTCAGTTTCTAAAGATCTGCTGTAGGACTTATCCAGTTATTATATGAAAGAGGTTCTGCTAATGTATTTGTTTGTAAGAGAGCTTTTATGTATTATGGATTCCACAGGATTGGACATACATGCAAAAAGTGTTGCATAAATAATCTGATATATAAGATTGCAAACCCGAAGCTTTGTTTTCTATGATTTGTTGGGCCGTCCTTTGGAAGGGAAAGGACCCTCAAAACAATTGGCGAATGCTGCTGCGTGCCTTTATACATTGGGGAGTGACGGCTTACGCTGTGCCCCCGTCGAGTTCCCTGCTGCCGTCTTCTCCGGCGTGGGATATGAGACACGGAGAGGCAAAGCACGAAATATGACGACAGCTTAGTCTTTTGCAGGAATGCTCAATTATAAgcgtgttcaagaaagcaagcaatATCAATTATAATCTGATATGAGAAATCACCTGATGAAGTTTAATCATCTCAGCCAGGCTCGTCCCAGCCGGAATTATAGTATCCGGTCAGGTTCGATCACGATCAAGTCGTCGTCGACAGGGCTGGCTCGGAAACTACAGTAACGGTCAAAGATACGGCCCATGGGCTTATTCGTGTTCGTATCCAGATTCCTTGTTGACGTTCCTACTTGCTACATTTCTATGCGCCATCGTCGTTTAGGGTTTTGGATATCCTTCCTTCAGCCGTCGCTCCCTCCGATCGCGGCCTCGCGACAGATCACCCTCGATGGCTTCGCCCCCGCCGAACTACTCCGTCTCAGTCGGCGGGAAGGGCTCCTCCCTGTCCCCCGCCGCGGTCTACGCCGTCTCCCAGGGCCTCGCCTCCGTGACGATCGACCCCGCTGCCCTCGAGAAGCTCTCCCTTACCAAGCGAACTTCTCCGTTGAACCCCAAGCGCGATGGGCCGTCGAATTCCCGGTTGCTGACCTTGGAAGAGTCCCGCGCGGCCCTCGCCGTCCTGCTCAACAAGTTTGTTCTCTCCGACGCTGCCGTCCGCCCTTCCATCCCCTCCCTCATTGCAGACACGCTAGCCCTCCCGTCCGGTCACGAGTCCGTCGATTTCGGCTCGGCTTTGGGGTTTCTGAACTCGATCTTCCAGTTGAATTCGAAGAACGTTGGCGAGATTGAACTCGGCCGCGAGGAGGCTGGTGTCTTCGAGACCTCGTGCGCGGCTTCTGTTGGTGTCTGCGCCATGTTGGACTGCTGCTCCTCTGCTCTGGTGAAGGTGGCAGATGCCGTGGCAGCATTGTCTTGTGAGGCAGCTCGTGCTGATGTATCTGCATTCGATTTGTTCGGCTCTGGCGATGGATTCTCAATAAAGGATGAGACTGATGTGGCCAGCGACATGAAAGTATTGTTGTTTGGGTCGAAGCTTGTGGGGCAGAATGAATCGGGATCGTTCAATGAGATACCTACAGTCACTGCTAGCTTTAGGGAAGCCGTGAGAACACTCCATGGTCGAACACGGGTTGAGTTGAACTCAACCGTTAAGTTCAAGAAATCAATGGTGTTTGGAAATCACGGAAAGGAGAAAGCTTTTGCAGGTTCAGTCTTGCCACTCGCCATGTCGATGCAATCGATGATTGAAAGTAGCTTGGACCGTTCAAAATCTACCATTAACATGATAAGTGATAATAGCTTACGCCTAAGGGTTGCGGAGGCTTTCTTGAAGGCCTGTCCCAGTTTGGATGGCGTAAGAGATCAGTTCCACTCAATTACTGAAAAGGCTGCCTCTAAGATTGACTATTTACTAACTCTGCACTATGTATATGAATATTTGGTTAAATTTCGGGAGGTTCTTGCTTGGGAGGCAGCAGTGGCTTTGTTTGCCTTAGAAATAGATGACTCGATTGAGAAACCTCAGGTGGATCAAGCAAGCAAGCTTAATGGAGACGTTGCAAAGGGTGAGAAGAAGACtgacaagaaaaagaagaaggcgTTAGGTAAGGGAACTTCTAGTATAAGACAGCTTCTCAGAGATAGTATTTTGTGCAAGTCCGATCCTTCTAGCGAAAATGTTGTGGTCTTGGTTGAGTGGGCACGTGACCTTGCAAAGTATTTTGATCCCAAAGATACTCGGCTAGATAACCTACTGATAAAGGTGAAGGAAATAGTGGAGAGTAATGAAGTCAGAAGACTTCCTAAAATCCCCAAGGTAAGAAACACAAAATGATTTGATAATGTTTATCTTCTTCTAGTTTGTATATGTCGATTGTTTTTGGACTGTCTTACCCTGGTTGTCACCCTTATATTGTCAAGCTCGTTGGGTTATATCTGTTTGATATTGCATTCTATGCTGGGAGTTACCATCTTTGA includes:
- the LOC103984910 gene encoding binding partner of ACD11 1 isoform X1 — protein: MSVRTVKVGNVSLSASEQDIREFFSFSGDIEYIEMQSGDERSQVAYVTFKKSDGAEMALLLSGATIVDMTVIITPATDYQLPAAASIPYMSKDGAANNKETSIQKAENVISTMLAKGLILGKGALESAKSFDEKHQLSSTAMTKVSNLDHKIGLTEKISTGTSAVNEKVLEMDHRYQVSEKARSAITAAEQKISNVGSAAMENKYVLAGVSWMIGAINKVAKTASEVGTKAVEKATAEQQQNKSSPEDAQDRVHSPETSVASPPDHPKKPEPVQGLIL
- the LOC135612428 gene encoding histidine--tRNA ligase, cytoplasmic-like; translation: MASPPPNYSVSVGGKGSSLSPAAVYAVSQGLASVTIDPAALEKLSLTKRTSPLNPKRDGPSNSRLLTLEESRAALAVLLNKFVLSDAAVRPSIPSLIADTLALPSGHESVDFGSALGFLNSIFQLNSKNVGEIELGREEAGVFETSCAASVGVCAMLDCCSSALVKVADAVAALSCEAARADVSAFDLFGSGDGFSIKDETDVASDMKVLLFGSKLVGQNESGSFNEIPTVTASFREAVRTLHGRTRVELNSTVKFKKSMVFGNHGKEKAFAGSVLPLAMSMQSMIESSLDRSKSTINMISDNSLRLRVAEAFLKACPSLDGVRDQFHSITEKAASKIDYLLTLHYVYEYLVKFREVLAWEAAVALFALEIDDSIEKPQVDQASKLNGDVAKGEKKTDKKKKKALGKGTSSIRQLLRDSILCKSDPSSENVVVLVEWARDLAKYFDPKDTRLDNLLIKVKEIVESNEVRRLPKIPKGTRDFGKEQMAIRERAFSIITGVFKMHGAVALDTPVFELRETLMGKYGEDSKLIYDLADQGGELCSLRYDLTVPFARYLAMNNINALKRYQIAKVYRRDNPSKGRYREFYQCDFDIAGHYETMEPDFEVIKVLTELLDQLDIGSYEIKLNHRKLLDGMLEICGVPSEKFRTVCSSIDKLDKQPFEQIKKELVDEKGLAVETADKIGAFVKKRGPPLKILSELKKEGSQFLENAGSVLALNDLEILFKALEKAKCLDRVVFDLSLARGLDYYTGVIYEAVFKGSTQVGSIAAGGRYDNLVGMFSGKQVPAVGVSLGIERVFTIMEQLEKDRNQLIRASETQVLVAILGKDLTLAAEIVGQLWDAKIKAEFGLTKRVMNHINRAKQSGIPWMVLVGESEVSSGIFKLKSIEANQEEEIPREKIVDELQRRLGIV
- the LOC103984910 gene encoding binding partner of ACD11 1 isoform X2 produces the protein MQSGDERSQVAYVTFKKSDGAEMALLLSGATIVDMTVIITPATDYQLPAAASIPYMSKDGAANNKETSIQKAENVISTMLAKGLILGKGALESAKSFDEKHQLSSTAMTKVSNLDHKIGLTEKISTGTSAVNEKVLEMDHRYQVSEKARSAITAAEQKISNVGSAAMENKYVLAGVSWMIGAINKVAKTASEVGTKAVEKATAEQQQNKSSPEDAQDRVHSPETSVASPPDHPKKPEPVQGLIL